Proteins encoded in a region of the Triplophysa rosa linkage group LG14, Trosa_1v2, whole genome shotgun sequence genome:
- the gdpd5b gene encoding glycerophosphodiester phosphodiesterase domain-containing protein 5 isoform X1, which yields MVKHQPLQVYERQLCLSCLTGIYGCRWKRYQRSHDDTTKWECLWSFILFCTFSLLLVWFYFWWEAHNDYSEFNWFLYNRSGEWSDGTVPILATTAAGFTYIAFLMILALCHVGVGQQLNLHWLHKIGVTVALLTTIIGVISVTQMWGEEWDVIWISLQATGPFLHIGALAAVTALAWLIAGQVARAEKTRFQVMVLLIYLCVLLTLYFIPLSITSPCIMDRGSLKAAPGIIGHQGAPMIAPENTLLSFHRALQRNVSGLEADVTISLDGVPFLMRDRTFRRTTDVKRVFPERQYDDASFFNWTDLRSLNAGEWFLKDDPFWAVKYMSPSERWLVGNQTVCSLEQMLKLAARSRSLAIFTLRRPPPGHPHYHDWVNLTLDTVLRSGIPQRQVMWTVDSDREMVRRVAPGLQQTSLQMLPLNTLHHKGIGGLLLRYNQASGHDVRLYNEHNISLILYSVNEPWLYSLLWCGGVPTVSSEAPQVLRKLHSPLWLMSPEEYRLIWISTDLISFAVVMGIFIFQNYHMIRWRMSGMRSYNPEQIMLSAAVRRSSRDVNIMKEKLIFSEVSNGVNSDEPYMENGYNFYTN from the exons tGGGAGTGTTTGTGGTCCTTCATACTCTTCTGCACTTTCTCCTTGTTACTGGTGTGGTTTTACTTCTGGTGGGAAGCCCACAATGACTACAGTGAGTTTAACTG GTTTTTATACAACCGTTCAGGGGagtggagcgatggaaccgttCCCATACTGGCCACCACAGCAGCTGGATTcacctatattgcatttttaatg ATTTTAGCTCTGTGTCATGTCGGTGTCGGGCAGCAGTTGAACTTACACTGGCTCCACAAG ATTGGTGTGACGGTTGCGTTGCTCACTACAATAATCGGTGTGATATCGGTCACACAGATGTGGGGGGAGGAATGGGATGTCATTTGGATTTCTCTTcag GCTACAGGTCCATTCTTGCACATCGGTGCTTTAGCTGCGGTCACAGCTTTGGCCTGGCTGATAGCTGGACAGGTGGCAAGAGCAGAGAAAACCA GGTTCCAGGTGATGGTTCTCCTCATCTACCTGTGTGTTCTCCTCACACTCTACTTTATTCCTCTGTCGATCACTTCACCCTGCATCATGGACCGTGGGAGTCTCAAAGCAGCCCCCGGCATCATCGGCCATCAAGGAGCTCCGATG ATAGCTCCAGAGAACACTCTCCTGTCCTTTCACAGAGCTCTACAGAGGAACGTCAGCGGCCTGGAGGCGGATGTGACCATCAG TCTAGATGGTGTGCCCTTCCTCATGAGAGACCGGACGTTCAGGAGAACCACCGATGTGAAAAGAGTGTTTCCAGAGAGACAGTACGACGACGCCTCATTCTTTAACTGGACTGATCTGCGCTCGCTGAACGCTGGCGAGTGGTTTCTGAAG GATGATCCCTTCTGGGCCGTGAAATACATGTCACCATCTGAACGCTGGTTAGTGGGGAACCAGACAGTGTGCAGCCTTGAACAGATGCTCAAACTAGCGGCTCGGTCGCGGAGCTTGGCTATATTCACGCTACGCAGACCGCCGCCCGGCCATCCCCACTACCACGACTGGGTCAACCTCACCCTGGACACTGTTCTGAGGTCAGGCATACCACAGCGGCAG gtGATGTGGACCGTGGACAGTGACAGAGAGATGGTGAGGCGGGTGGCTCCAGGTTTACAGCAGACCTCCTTGCAGATGCTGCCCCTCAACACACTTCATCATAAAGGCATCGGTGGTCTCCTGCTGCGCTACAATCAAGCGTCTGGGCATGACGTCCG gCTCTATAATGAACACAACATCAGTCTGATCCTGTATTCGGTGAATGAGCCGTGGCTCTATTCTCTGCTGTGGTGCGGCGGGGTGCCGACCGTCTCCTCGGAAGCTCCGCAGGTGTTGAGGAAGCTGCACTCTCCACTCTGGCTCATG AGTCCAGAAGAGTACCGTTTGATATGGATCTCCACTGATCTCATCTCTTTTGCTGTAGTTATGGGAATATTTATATTCCAGAA CTATCACATGATCAG GTGGAGAATGAGCGGGATGCGTAGCTACAACCCAGAGCAGATCATGCTGAGTGCAGCCGTCAGAAGATCCAGCCGAGACGTCAACATCATGAAGGAGAAGCTCATCTTCTCTG AGGTGAGCAATGGAGTCAACAGCGATGAGCCGTATATGGAAAATGGGTATAACTTCTACACCAATTAA
- the gdpd5b gene encoding glycerophosphodiester phosphodiesterase domain-containing protein 5 isoform X2 translates to MVKHQPLQVYERQLCLSCLTGIYGCRWKRYQRSHDDTTKWECLWSFILFCTFSLLLVWFYFWWEAHNDYSEFNWFLYNRSGEWSDGTVPILATTAAGFTYIAFLMILALCHVGVGQQLNLHWLHKIGVTVALLTTIIGVISVTQMWGEEWDVIWISLQATGPFLHIGALAAVTALAWLIAGQVARAEKTRFQVMVLLIYLCVLLTLYFIPLSITSPCIMDRGSLKAAPGIIGHQGAPMIAPENTLLSFHRALQRNVSGLEADVTISLDGVPFLMRDRTFRRTTDVKRVFPERQYDDASFFNWTDLRSLNAGEWFLKDDPFWAVKYMSPSERWLVGNQTVCSLEQMLKLAARSRSLAIFTLRRPPPGHPHYHDWVNLTLDTVLRSGIPQRQVMWTVDSDREMVRRVAPGLQQTSLQMLPLNTLHHKGIGGLLLRYNQASGHDVRLYNEHNISLILYSVNEPWLYSLLWCGGVPTVSSEAPQVLRKLHSPLWLMSPEEYRLIWISTDLISFAVVMGIFIFQKWRMSGMRSYNPEQIMLSAAVRRSSRDVNIMKEKLIFSEVSNGVNSDEPYMENGYNFYTN, encoded by the exons tGGGAGTGTTTGTGGTCCTTCATACTCTTCTGCACTTTCTCCTTGTTACTGGTGTGGTTTTACTTCTGGTGGGAAGCCCACAATGACTACAGTGAGTTTAACTG GTTTTTATACAACCGTTCAGGGGagtggagcgatggaaccgttCCCATACTGGCCACCACAGCAGCTGGATTcacctatattgcatttttaatg ATTTTAGCTCTGTGTCATGTCGGTGTCGGGCAGCAGTTGAACTTACACTGGCTCCACAAG ATTGGTGTGACGGTTGCGTTGCTCACTACAATAATCGGTGTGATATCGGTCACACAGATGTGGGGGGAGGAATGGGATGTCATTTGGATTTCTCTTcag GCTACAGGTCCATTCTTGCACATCGGTGCTTTAGCTGCGGTCACAGCTTTGGCCTGGCTGATAGCTGGACAGGTGGCAAGAGCAGAGAAAACCA GGTTCCAGGTGATGGTTCTCCTCATCTACCTGTGTGTTCTCCTCACACTCTACTTTATTCCTCTGTCGATCACTTCACCCTGCATCATGGACCGTGGGAGTCTCAAAGCAGCCCCCGGCATCATCGGCCATCAAGGAGCTCCGATG ATAGCTCCAGAGAACACTCTCCTGTCCTTTCACAGAGCTCTACAGAGGAACGTCAGCGGCCTGGAGGCGGATGTGACCATCAG TCTAGATGGTGTGCCCTTCCTCATGAGAGACCGGACGTTCAGGAGAACCACCGATGTGAAAAGAGTGTTTCCAGAGAGACAGTACGACGACGCCTCATTCTTTAACTGGACTGATCTGCGCTCGCTGAACGCTGGCGAGTGGTTTCTGAAG GATGATCCCTTCTGGGCCGTGAAATACATGTCACCATCTGAACGCTGGTTAGTGGGGAACCAGACAGTGTGCAGCCTTGAACAGATGCTCAAACTAGCGGCTCGGTCGCGGAGCTTGGCTATATTCACGCTACGCAGACCGCCGCCCGGCCATCCCCACTACCACGACTGGGTCAACCTCACCCTGGACACTGTTCTGAGGTCAGGCATACCACAGCGGCAG gtGATGTGGACCGTGGACAGTGACAGAGAGATGGTGAGGCGGGTGGCTCCAGGTTTACAGCAGACCTCCTTGCAGATGCTGCCCCTCAACACACTTCATCATAAAGGCATCGGTGGTCTCCTGCTGCGCTACAATCAAGCGTCTGGGCATGACGTCCG gCTCTATAATGAACACAACATCAGTCTGATCCTGTATTCGGTGAATGAGCCGTGGCTCTATTCTCTGCTGTGGTGCGGCGGGGTGCCGACCGTCTCCTCGGAAGCTCCGCAGGTGTTGAGGAAGCTGCACTCTCCACTCTGGCTCATG AGTCCAGAAGAGTACCGTTTGATATGGATCTCCACTGATCTCATCTCTTTTGCTGTAGTTATGGGAATATTTATATTCCAGAA GTGGAGAATGAGCGGGATGCGTAGCTACAACCCAGAGCAGATCATGCTGAGTGCAGCCGTCAGAAGATCCAGCCGAGACGTCAACATCATGAAGGAGAAGCTCATCTTCTCTG AGGTGAGCAATGGAGTCAACAGCGATGAGCCGTATATGGAAAATGGGTATAACTTCTACACCAATTAA
- the hspa13 gene encoding heat shock 70 kDa protein 13: MAGEMSIIGSVILALFLAGYLGQQYLPPPTPRVIGLDLGTTFCSVGVFHPGTGEVEVIGDEKGHRSIPSVVTFTPTGVFSGHEGLELSDIPPQNTIYDAKRFIGKIFDRKNLEQESARYPFKVVFNNGSAEFLVSTNSTFTVTPEFIASRLLLKMKQTAEKQLGIPIEKAVISVPAEFDERQRNYTIRAANLAGLDILRVINEPTAAAMAYGLHKAEVFNVLVVDLGGGTLDVSLLNKQGGMFLTRAMAGNNKLGGQDFTQRLLQYATDRVRQQYGVPPTLKDDIHLLRQAVEVAKLNLTQESHVLLKVPLRLQTTGVKGEQEEKVLFQEELTRELFEDLNADLFQKILAPIRTVLLEGHLEKEEVDEIVLVGGSTRIPRIKQIIKEYFGKEPNTSVDPDLAVVTGVAIQAGIMGGSWPLQVSAIEIPNRHLRKTNFS; this comes from the exons ATGGCTGGGGAAATGTCCATTATAG GTTCTGTCATCCTTGCATTATTTCTAGCGGGGTATTTGGGGCAACAGTACCTGCCTCCTCCAACGCCCAGGGTCATTGGGTTGGATCTTGGAACTACATTTTGCTCCGTGGGAGTGTTTCATCCTGGCACAGGGGAGGTTGAAGTTATAGGGGATGAGAAGGGTCACAGAAGCATCCCTAGCGTGGTTACGTTCACCCCCACTGGTGTGTTTTCTGGGCACGAGGGACTGGAATTATCCGACATACCTCCTCAAAACACAATCTACGATGCCAAGAGATTCATAGGGAAGATTTTTGACCGCAAGAATTTAGAGCAAGAGAGCGCACGATATCCGTTCAAG GTAGTATTTAACAACGGGAGTGCTGAATTTTTGGTTTCTACAAATAGCACCTTCACAGTTACTCCCGAATTCATCGCATCCCGACTCCTGCTGAAAATGAAACAGACGGCAGAGAAACAACTGGGAATTCCAATTGAAAAAGCAGTTATATCCGTGCCGGCAGAGTTTGATGAGAGGCAAAGAAACTACACCATAAGAGCTGCCAACCTCGCTG GGCTGGATATTCTGCGGGTGATCAATGAACCCACTGCAGCAGCAATGGCTTATGGACTTCATAAAGCAGAAGTGTTTAATGTGCTGGTGGTGGACCTGGGAGGTGGAACACTGGATGTGTCTCTGCTCAATAAACAGGGTGGCATGTTCCTCACCAGAGCAATGGCTG GTAATAACAAGCTCGGCGGGCAGGACTTCACCCAGCGTTTGTTGCAGTATGCAACAGATCGAGTGCGACAGCAATACGGTGTTCCCCCCACGCTCAAAGACGACATCCACCTTCTCCGGCAGGCCGTGGAGGTGGCCAAGCTCAACCTCACCCAGGAATCTCATGTGCTACTCAAAGTTCCTCTTCGCCTGCAGACAACGGGTGTGAAGGGAGAGCAGGAGGAGAAAGTCCTGTTTCAAGAGGAGCTGACTCGTGAACTCTTTGAGGATCTAAACGCAGATCTCTTCCAGAAGATTCTGGCACCCATTCGGACTGTGCTTTTAGAGGGCCATTTAGAGAAAGAGGAGGTGGATGAGATCGTTCTGGTTGGAGGGTCTACGAGGATCCCCCGCATAAAACAGATTATTAAGGAGTACTTTGGGAAGGAGCCAAACACATCTGTGGACCCTGACCTTGCTGTAGTGACTGGCGTGGCTATTCAGGCAGGCATTATGGGCGGCTCTTGGCCCCTGCAGGTCAGCGCTATTGAAATTCCAAACAGGCACCTTCGCAAGACCAACTTCAGCTGA
- the samsn1a gene encoding SAM domain-containing protein SAMSN-1a isoform X2 has protein sequence MNLFCFSLEGSMDSLYEAVQESCDAQVYTIPCRSCSPAVPLDDHNKWRSAGRCISMDISQINTDNTKKAKRSSLQKSVSETEALDCTVCTNSLWQATRKQEDLVLLRNNQNEDLVRALRKAEYSQTQRHSSRNTQQDLSVQTETANREMMPLNGTRFKNVDRKVNQRGTPTHDTAGAKGMVPLLLDVGAQVHTQENSVGSRVMETASFRKRWSNPAETPLTWVQAHPSGHSVEYRIHSSNRSTSKSPNQGHQISVQTIKRDPSPKGVVRSTTNVDFCASNRSTSFGRFDTFRNQHSPSKLEENGTTEAESESTAENCEKPGSLGKKMKAISMTMRKKMGKKHVKSGSEDIVDDTEGEAENGSPVEKSSDQTRNSSESLCSGRSSSSGVASNSDVSSNRDSLKLEEDVTYTGQFCGRARVHTDFVPSPYDTDSLKLKVGDIINIISKPPMGIWTGLLTNKVGNFKFIYVDVLPEKEKEEEEAPKIRPVKVCKKPRPNTLLELLERLHLEEYASSLLLNGYQTVDDLKHLKERHLIELNVTDPDHRHRLLAASDCLYVTSRDEQEEMKGEEEDEANDCLRDSGCFIPAECSDS, from the exons ATGAATCTCTTCTGCTTCTCTCTG GAGGGCTCAATGGACAGTCTATACGAGGCGGTACAGGAGTCATGTGACGCCCAGGTTTACACCATCCCCTGCAGATCCTGCAGTCCAGCTGTTCCTTTAGACGACCACAACAAATGGAGGAGTGCAGGGCGTTGCATCTCCATG GACATTTCACAAATCAACACAGACAACACAAAAAAGGCGAAAAGAAG CTCACTACAAAAGTCTGTCTCTGAAACTGAAGCTCTCG ATTGTACCGTCTGTACTAATTCCCTCTGGCAGGCCACCAGAAAGCAGGAAGATTTAGTCCTCTTGAGGAACAATCAGAATGAAG ATTTGGTGAGAGCTCTAAGGAAGGCCGAATATTCTCAGACTCAGAGACACAGCTCTAGAAACACACAGCAAGATCTGTCTGTCCAG ACTGAGACAGCAAACAGAGAAATGATGCCGCTCAATGGCACAAGATTTAAAAACGTTGATCGGAAGGTGAATCAAAGAGGGACCCCAACACACGACACAGCAG GTGCCAAAGGAATGGTGCCTTTATTATTAGATGTAGGAGCACAGGTACATACACAAGAGAATTCTGTGGGGTCAAGGGTCATGGAGACAGCATCGTTCAGAAAACGCTGGAGCAACCCCGCTGAAACACCCCTGACCTGGGTACAAGCACATCCTTCCGGTCATTCCGTTGAATATCGAATCCACAGTTCTAACCGCTCAACATCCAAAAGCCCAAATCAAGGACATCAAATCAGTGTTCAGACCATAAAGAGAGACCCCTCCCCAAAAGGAGTTGTGCGATCGACAACCAATGTGGATTTCTGTGCGTCTAAT CGATCTACTAGTTTTGGAAGATTTGACACGTTCAGAAATCAACACTCTCCTTCAAAGCTTGAAGAAAATGGAACAACCGAG GCAGAGAGTGAATCAACAGCAGAGAATTGCGAGAAACCGGGAAGTCTGGGCAAAAAGATGAAGGCTATCTCGATGACTATGCGTAAAAAGATGGGCAAGAAACACGTCAAATCTGGCTCAGAAGACATA GTAGATGACACGGAAGGAGAAGCAGAGAATGGGTCTCCAGTGGAGAAGAGCTCAGATCAGACCAGGAACTCATCAGAAAGTCTATGCAGTGGACGAAGCTCCTCCA GTGGTGTGGCTAGCAATTCAGACGTATCCAGTAACAGAGACAGTCTTAAACTGGAGGAGGATGTGACCTACACTGGGCAGTTTTGCGGACGAGCCAGAGTACATACAGACTTTGTCCCCAGTCCATATGACACAGACTCCCTCAAACTCAAG GTGGGAGACATTATCAACATCATTAGTAAGCCACCGATGGGCATATGGACCGGCTTGCTCACTAATAAAGTGGGAAATTTCAAGTTTATTTACGTGGATGTTCTACCAGAAAAAGAgaaggaagaagaagaggcccCAAAAATAAGACCTGTGAAAGTTTGCAAGAAACCACGACCCAATACACTGCTGGAGCTATTAGAGCGGCTTCATTTAGAG GAATATGCATCCTCGCTACTTCTGAATGGCTACCAGACAGTAGATGACCTCAAACATCTAAAGGAAAGACATTTGATCGAGCTGAATGTGACGGATCCAGATCACAGACACAGGTTGCTTGCTGCATCAGACTGTCTCTATGTCACAAGCA GAGACGAACAGGAAGAGATGAAGGGCGAGGAGGAAGACGAGGCTAATGACTGTCTCAGAGACTCGGGTTGTTTTATTCCTGCAGAATGTTCTGACAGCTGA
- the samsn1a gene encoding SAM domain-containing protein SAMSN-1a isoform X1 produces MNLFCFSLEGSMDSLYEAVQESCDAQVYTIPCRSCSPAVPLDDHNKWRSAGRCISMDISQINTDNTKKAKRSSLQKSVSETEALGMSHILRNSLNIFPSYCTVCTNSLWQATRKQEDLVLLRNNQNEDLVRALRKAEYSQTQRHSSRNTQQDLSVQTETANREMMPLNGTRFKNVDRKVNQRGTPTHDTAGAKGMVPLLLDVGAQVHTQENSVGSRVMETASFRKRWSNPAETPLTWVQAHPSGHSVEYRIHSSNRSTSKSPNQGHQISVQTIKRDPSPKGVVRSTTNVDFCASNRSTSFGRFDTFRNQHSPSKLEENGTTEAESESTAENCEKPGSLGKKMKAISMTMRKKMGKKHVKSGSEDIVDDTEGEAENGSPVEKSSDQTRNSSESLCSGRSSSSGVASNSDVSSNRDSLKLEEDVTYTGQFCGRARVHTDFVPSPYDTDSLKLKVGDIINIISKPPMGIWTGLLTNKVGNFKFIYVDVLPEKEKEEEEAPKIRPVKVCKKPRPNTLLELLERLHLEEYASSLLLNGYQTVDDLKHLKERHLIELNVTDPDHRHRLLAASDCLYVTSRDEQEEMKGEEEDEANDCLRDSGCFIPAECSDS; encoded by the exons ATGAATCTCTTCTGCTTCTCTCTG GAGGGCTCAATGGACAGTCTATACGAGGCGGTACAGGAGTCATGTGACGCCCAGGTTTACACCATCCCCTGCAGATCCTGCAGTCCAGCTGTTCCTTTAGACGACCACAACAAATGGAGGAGTGCAGGGCGTTGCATCTCCATG GACATTTCACAAATCAACACAGACAACACAAAAAAGGCGAAAAGAAG CTCACTACAAAAGTCTGTCTCTGAAACTGAAGCTCTCGGTATGTCACATATTTTGAGAAACTCCCTGAACATCTTTCCTTCCT ATTGTACCGTCTGTACTAATTCCCTCTGGCAGGCCACCAGAAAGCAGGAAGATTTAGTCCTCTTGAGGAACAATCAGAATGAAG ATTTGGTGAGAGCTCTAAGGAAGGCCGAATATTCTCAGACTCAGAGACACAGCTCTAGAAACACACAGCAAGATCTGTCTGTCCAG ACTGAGACAGCAAACAGAGAAATGATGCCGCTCAATGGCACAAGATTTAAAAACGTTGATCGGAAGGTGAATCAAAGAGGGACCCCAACACACGACACAGCAG GTGCCAAAGGAATGGTGCCTTTATTATTAGATGTAGGAGCACAGGTACATACACAAGAGAATTCTGTGGGGTCAAGGGTCATGGAGACAGCATCGTTCAGAAAACGCTGGAGCAACCCCGCTGAAACACCCCTGACCTGGGTACAAGCACATCCTTCCGGTCATTCCGTTGAATATCGAATCCACAGTTCTAACCGCTCAACATCCAAAAGCCCAAATCAAGGACATCAAATCAGTGTTCAGACCATAAAGAGAGACCCCTCCCCAAAAGGAGTTGTGCGATCGACAACCAATGTGGATTTCTGTGCGTCTAAT CGATCTACTAGTTTTGGAAGATTTGACACGTTCAGAAATCAACACTCTCCTTCAAAGCTTGAAGAAAATGGAACAACCGAG GCAGAGAGTGAATCAACAGCAGAGAATTGCGAGAAACCGGGAAGTCTGGGCAAAAAGATGAAGGCTATCTCGATGACTATGCGTAAAAAGATGGGCAAGAAACACGTCAAATCTGGCTCAGAAGACATA GTAGATGACACGGAAGGAGAAGCAGAGAATGGGTCTCCAGTGGAGAAGAGCTCAGATCAGACCAGGAACTCATCAGAAAGTCTATGCAGTGGACGAAGCTCCTCCA GTGGTGTGGCTAGCAATTCAGACGTATCCAGTAACAGAGACAGTCTTAAACTGGAGGAGGATGTGACCTACACTGGGCAGTTTTGCGGACGAGCCAGAGTACATACAGACTTTGTCCCCAGTCCATATGACACAGACTCCCTCAAACTCAAG GTGGGAGACATTATCAACATCATTAGTAAGCCACCGATGGGCATATGGACCGGCTTGCTCACTAATAAAGTGGGAAATTTCAAGTTTATTTACGTGGATGTTCTACCAGAAAAAGAgaaggaagaagaagaggcccCAAAAATAAGACCTGTGAAAGTTTGCAAGAAACCACGACCCAATACACTGCTGGAGCTATTAGAGCGGCTTCATTTAGAG GAATATGCATCCTCGCTACTTCTGAATGGCTACCAGACAGTAGATGACCTCAAACATCTAAAGGAAAGACATTTGATCGAGCTGAATGTGACGGATCCAGATCACAGACACAGGTTGCTTGCTGCATCAGACTGTCTCTATGTCACAAGCA GAGACGAACAGGAAGAGATGAAGGGCGAGGAGGAAGACGAGGCTAATGACTGTCTCAGAGACTCGGGTTGTTTTATTCCTGCAGAATGTTCTGACAGCTGA